A genome region from Triticum aestivum cultivar Chinese Spring chromosome 2B, IWGSC CS RefSeq v2.1, whole genome shotgun sequence includes the following:
- the LOC123041091 gene encoding uncharacterized protein, with the protein MQPAEMCSPAREMQEMDEFVLVPHAADLWSYQLDEDDDDHKARFLAGNDEKTIDVNHFASEPTPNAALQCATVEPQAPSGCDSESEDSVADEEEAVDGLLGKASDADGDEEVVADQEPECKEWEGDHGHGWQQHAVGVICSVGLAAAATGLALLLGGQQQTPHKVHFRAAGDRKVTKVSARRDARLEQGMSVPRFEHAPAMISFGGSYGGHLF; encoded by the exons ATGCAGCCGGCCGAGATGTGTTCGCCCGCCCGAGAGATGCAGGAGATGGACGAGTTCGTGCTGGTCCCTCACGCCGCGGACCTCTGGTCGTACCAACTCGACGAGGACGACGATGACCACAAGGCGCGCTTCCTCGCCGGCAACGACGAGAAGACGATCGACGTGAACCACTTCGCCTCCGAGCCCACGCCCAACGCCGCATTGCAGTGCGCCACGGTGGAGCCGCAGGCGCCGTCCGGCTGTGACTCTGAGAGCGAGGATTCAGTTGCCGACGAGGAGGAAGCGGTCGACGGCCTGTTGGGGAAGGCGTCGGATGCTGATGGTGACGAGGAGGTGGTTGCAGATCAGGAACCAGAGTGCAAGGAGTGGGAAGGCGATCACGGCCACGGGTGGCAGCAGCACGCGGTCGGCGTGATCTGCTCCgtggggctggcggcggcggccaccGGCCTGGCCCTTCTGCTCGGCGGCCAGCAGCAGACGCCGCACAAAGTCCACTTCCGGGCGGCCGGTGATCGCAAG GTGACTAAGGTTTCAGCAAGGCGAGACGCGAGGCTAGAACAGGGGATGTCGGTGCCGCGGTTTGAGCATGCGCCGGCCATGATCTCGTTCGGGGGTTCCTACGGCGGACACCTGTTTTGA